In Sulfitobacter sp. OXR-159, one DNA window encodes the following:
- a CDS encoding TIGR03862 family flavoprotein yields the protein MTRALVIGGGPTGLMAAEVMAQAGLSVTLCEAKPSVGRKFLMAGKSGLNLTKSEPFAPFLAAYEEAQTALRPMLEAFDAQAVQDWAEGLGQEVFTGSTGRVFPRAMKASPLLRAWLARLAECGVTLNTRWQWQGWDGDAFVFDTPGGREVVEADVTVLALGGASWRRLGATGAWAPLLATRGVTLRDFAPANVGLLVDWSPHMTRHFGAALKGVAWRAGPYTSRGEAVISARGLEGGGIYSVSRGLREGQGLSLDLLPDLQVRDVAARLAKPRGKDSQANHLRKRLKLTPAQIALLQEMARPLPQEAEALAVLLKDLPIAHAGLRPMDEAISTAGGIALDALDAGLMLREVPGVFAAGEMLDWEAPTGGYLINGCLATGHWAGRHAVEWARR from the coding sequence GTGACCCGCGCCTTGGTCATCGGGGGCGGCCCCACAGGGCTGATGGCGGCCGAAGTCATGGCGCAGGCGGGGCTGTCGGTCACGCTTTGCGAGGCGAAGCCCTCGGTCGGGCGCAAGTTCTTGATGGCGGGCAAATCCGGGTTGAACCTGACCAAGTCCGAACCTTTCGCGCCCTTTCTCGCCGCCTATGAAGAGGCGCAGACCGCCTTGCGCCCGATGCTGGAAGCCTTCGATGCCCAAGCGGTGCAGGACTGGGCCGAAGGGCTGGGGCAAGAGGTCTTTACCGGCTCGACGGGGCGGGTTTTCCCCCGTGCGATGAAAGCCTCTCCGTTGCTGCGGGCTTGGCTTGCGCGGCTGGCGGAATGCGGGGTGACGCTCAACACCCGCTGGCAGTGGCAGGGCTGGGACGGGGATGCCTTTGTTTTCGATACGCCCGGCGGGCGGGAAGTGGTCGAGGCCGATGTGACGGTACTGGCCCTTGGCGGTGCAAGTTGGCGGCGGCTTGGCGCGACGGGGGCATGGGCGCCCCTGCTGGCGACGCGCGGCGTGACCCTGCGCGATTTCGCCCCGGCCAACGTCGGGTTGCTGGTCGATTGGTCGCCGCATATGACCCGACATTTCGGCGCGGCGCTCAAGGGTGTGGCATGGCGCGCTGGCCCCTACACCTCACGTGGGGAGGCGGTGATCTCGGCCCGTGGGCTGGAGGGCGGGGGCATTTACAGCGTCTCGCGCGGGCTGCGCGAAGGGCAGGGGCTGTCGCTTGATCTGCTGCCGGACTTGCAGGTCCGCGATGTCGCGGCACGTTTGGCGAAGCCGCGCGGTAAGGACAGTCAGGCCAACCATCTGCGCAAGCGGCTGAAACTGACCCCCGCCCAGATCGCGCTGCTGCAAGAGATGGCGCGCCCGCTGCCGCAGGAGGCCGAGGCGCTGGCCGTCTTGCTGAAAGACCTGCCCATCGCCCACGCCGGGCTGCGCCCGATGGATGAGGCGATTTCGACGGCGGGGGGGATAGCGCTCGACGCGCTGGATGCGGGGCTGATGCTGCGCGAGGTGCCGGGCGTCTTTGCCGCCGGGGAAATGCTGGATTGGGAAGCGCCCACGGGCGGCTATCTGATCAATGGCTGTCTGGCGACCGGCCATTGGGCGGGCCGCCATGCTGTGGAATGGGCGCGGCGTTAA